Within the Pseudobythopirellula maris genome, the region TGTCTAAAATCTATTTCGACCGGGCCGGGCTGCTGGTCGCCACCCGCGAGGGAGAGCCGGTCGGCTTTGCCCACGCCGCCTTCGGGCCCGGCGACGGGGGCGAGTGTGTCGACTGCACGCTCGGCACCACGGCGATGCTGATGGTCCGCGGCGACGTGGACGACCCCGCGATCGCCGACGCCCTGATCGGACGCAGCGAGGCTTACCAACGCGACCGCGGCGCATCGGTCCATTACGCCGGCGGCATCGACCCGCTCAACGGCTTCTATCTCGGCCTGTACGGCGGCAGCGAGATGCCCGGCATCCTCGAGTCCGACCCGCGGCAGCTGGCTGCCTTCGAACGCAACCAGTACCAAGAGTCGGGCCGCGTGGTGGTGCTGCAGCGGCAGCTCGTTCGGTTCCGCCCCGACGCGAGCCGCGAGACACGCCTCGTGCGTCGCAAAGCGCAGTTCGCCCACAACTTCTCGCCGTCGGCAAAGAACTGGTGGGACGCCTGCGTCTGCGGGCCGCTCGACCGCATGCGGTTCTCGCTGCTCATGCGCGGCCAGGAGCGGCCGGCGGCCAGCGTGACCTTCTGGGACCTCGAGCCGCTCGCTACGAGCTGGGGCATCCGCACCATGGGCATGCTCGACCTGCTGGTCGAGCCCGAGCACCGCCGCCAGCGGATGGCGACCTACCTGCTGAACGAGTCGTTCCGCGAACTGCTCAAGCGCGGCGTCACGATGATCGAAGCCCAAACCATGGCCGATAATCAGGCGGCCCTGGCCTTC harbors:
- a CDS encoding GNAT family N-acetyltransferase, with protein sequence MLSKIYFDRAGLLVATREGEPVGFAHAAFGPGDGGECVDCTLGTTAMLMVRGDVDDPAIADALIGRSEAYQRDRGASVHYAGGIDPLNGFYLGLYGGSEMPGILESDPRQLAAFERNQYQESGRVVVLQRQLVRFRPDASRETRLVRRKAQFAHNFSPSAKNWWDACVCGPLDRMRFSLLMRGQERPAASVTFWDLEPLATSWGIRTMGMLDLLVEPEHRRQRMATYLLNESFRELLKRGVTMIEAQTMADNQAALAFYHKMGFTAVDHGRVLRRAPRDG